Proteins encoded by one window of Rubrobacter indicoceani:
- a CDS encoding sigma-70 family RNA polymerase sigma factor, translating into MRNPGRVLVTNGRAGLSKQTTLNDDALIQRARVGESRAFSELVARHQGVVFRVCYRVLGNRQDAEDAAQESFVRAYERLDGFEGRSSFKTWLTKLAVNTSLNELAKRKRALREIPPEAITANAGDDPEERLVSSEAVGRVREALLEVKENHRAAVVLKDLEGYSFAEVGEMLEVSEATARVWAHRGRKKLKETLT; encoded by the coding sequence ATAAGGAATCCGGGCCGGGTTCTGGTAACGAACGGGAGAGCCGGGCTGTCTAAACAGACGACATTAAACGACGATGCGCTGATCCAGCGGGCAAGGGTCGGGGAGAGCCGGGCTTTCTCCGAGCTTGTGGCGCGGCATCAGGGGGTCGTTTTCAGGGTCTGCTACCGGGTTCTCGGCAACCGTCAGGACGCGGAGGACGCCGCGCAGGAGTCGTTTGTGAGGGCCTACGAGCGGCTGGACGGCTTCGAGGGCCGAAGTTCGTTCAAGACGTGGCTGACGAAGCTCGCCGTAAACACGAGCCTCAACGAGCTTGCGAAAAGAAAGCGGGCTCTGCGGGAGATACCGCCGGAGGCGATCACGGCTAACGCCGGAGACGATCCGGAGGAGCGGCTCGTCTCCTCCGAAGCCGTCGGAAGGGTAAGAGAGGCGTTGCTTGAAGTAAAGGAAAACCACAGGGCCGCCGTGGTATTGAAGGATCTGGAAGGCTATTCCTTTGCCGAGGTCGGAGAGATGCTCGAGGTCTCGGAGGCGACGGCGAGGGTCTGGGCGCACCGGGGAAGAAAGAA
- a CDS encoding GlsB/YeaQ/YmgE family stress response membrane protein: MPGPDPGGIIVTILIGIAGAFIGGFITQNIFGMSSGGFIWTILVATLGAIVLLAVYRLITRRAA; encoded by the coding sequence ATGCCGGGGCCGGATCCGGGCGGCATCATAGTAACGATACTGATTGGTATAGCCGGTGCGTTTATCGGCGGGTTCATCACGCAGAACATATTCGGTATGTCGAGCGGTGGATTTATCTGGACCATTCTGGTCGCAACGCTGGGCGCGATAGTTTTGCTGGCAGTTTACCGGCTGATAACGCGTCGAGCCGCATAG
- a CDS encoding Asp23/Gls24 family envelope stress response protein, whose amino-acid sequence MSEQRTQQGSGNQSGGRNALQTDRGNTTIQDSVVSKIAGIAAGEVDGIRMGGGTSQTVGNLLSSVTGGSTGGGSRTQGVSVEVGQEEAALDLTCTAEYGKSIPQLTEAVRRNVVNRVESLVGLKVTEVNITVGDIFFPQEEAEKERQKQLQQQQKEQQQQDGGGSQSRVQ is encoded by the coding sequence GTGTCGGAGCAGAGAACCCAGCAGGGCAGCGGCAACCAGAGCGGCGGCAGGAACGCCCTTCAGACGGACCGGGGCAACACCACCATTCAGGACAGCGTCGTCTCCAAGATCGCGGGCATCGCGGCGGGCGAGGTCGACGGCATCCGGATGGGTGGCGGCACGTCGCAGACCGTCGGCAACCTCCTGAGCAGCGTTACGGGTGGCAGCACCGGTGGGGGCAGCCGCACGCAGGGGGTCTCCGTTGAGGTCGGTCAGGAAGAGGCGGCACTGGACCTCACCTGCACCGCCGAGTACGGCAAGAGCATCCCGCAGCTCACCGAGGCCGTCAGGCGCAACGTCGTCAACCGGGTGGAGAGCCTCGTGGGCCTCAAGGTCACCGAGGTCAACATCACCGTCGGCGACATCTTCTTCCCGCAGGAAGAGGCCGAGAAGGAGCGTCAGAAGCAGCTCCAGCAGCAGCAGAAAGAACAGCAGCAGCAGGACGGCGGCGGTTCGCAGTCCCGCGTTCAGTAG
- a CDS encoding DUF6286 domain-containing protein — protein MRIINRFILILVLAALFLAGFFAVIYGLGILGYRMADLQSSLNLQGAYSGLDGFVSGIEQGALTAAGIAILTAIAVAGLILLILELKPRTPRRVRMQKGTYVTRRAVDEEVKAAAEGTPSVVSTSTKVKARRSPGAKVDLRADVRRGEDQKTLKNNLKSAVERRLASVGVPLGGLSIKLNETDPRQSSGGSRVR, from the coding sequence ATGAGGATCATCAACAGGTTCATATTAATCCTGGTCCTCGCCGCTCTGTTCCTGGCGGGTTTCTTCGCGGTGATTTACGGCCTCGGGATTCTCGGGTACAGGATGGCTGACCTACAGAGCAGCCTCAACCTGCAGGGGGCGTACAGCGGCCTCGACGGGTTCGTGAGCGGTATAGAGCAGGGCGCGCTGACCGCTGCCGGGATAGCGATACTCACCGCCATAGCGGTGGCCGGGTTGATCCTCTTGATCCTTGAACTCAAGCCTCGCACCCCGAGGCGGGTCAGGATGCAGAAGGGGACTTACGTTACCCGGAGGGCGGTGGATGAAGAGGTGAAGGCCGCCGCCGAAGGGACGCCCAGCGTGGTTTCGACTTCCACGAAGGTGAAGGCCAGGCGCAGCCCCGGAGCAAAGGTGGACCTTCGGGCCGACGTGCGGCGCGGTGAGGATCAGAAAACCTTGAAGAACAACTTGAAAAGCGCCGTAGAGCGGCGGCTCGCGAGCGTCGGAGTTCCCCTGGGGGGTCTCAGCATAAAGCTCAACGAGACCGACCCGAGGCAGTCCAGCGGCGGATCGAGGGTGCGATGA
- a CDS encoding DUF2273 domain-containing protein, with amino-acid sequence MNGWTNKHYGAVIGLLLIVLVSIIGLGPTALALLFAVIGYFIGSYLDGEFDLEDVRARAQSRVGGDQG; translated from the coding sequence ATGAACGGATGGACGAACAAACATTACGGGGCCGTTATCGGACTGCTGTTGATCGTGCTGGTTTCGATCATCGGCCTCGGGCCCACGGCGCTTGCGTTGCTTTTCGCGGTGATCGGTTACTTTATCGGCTCCTACCTCGACGGTGAGTTCGACCTGGAGGATGTCCGAGCACGCGCCCAGAGCCGCGTCGGCGGAGACCAGGGCTAA
- a CDS encoding M15 family metallopeptidase gives MSNGAYRNGGRGSARRGFAARQRQRLRRRIALLAVLCVAVVIFGLVFAGVKGAMRAMEERSARTEPPSATGETAEGGTRQAGSAPEAKERTELAAAKTCDALDVLVDPRHPLPDWYAPDDLVYILGYGVPTTSGDLPLRREAAENLGELSAAAAAAGEEVLVSSAYRSYAEQQEIFQHYTGIYGDWVENVSAPPGQSQHQLGTTVDFTSSEVGYELLPAFGQTAASRWLAENAWRYGFINTYPVEDSAGTGRQAEPWEYRYVGVKRAQAIHDSGLSLRKYLRQNGKAPCEAA, from the coding sequence ATGAGCAACGGTGCTTATCGAAATGGAGGGCGCGGGTCCGCACGCAGGGGCTTTGCCGCGAGGCAGAGACAACGTCTGCGCCGCAGGATCGCCCTGCTGGCGGTGCTGTGCGTTGCGGTGGTGATCTTCGGTCTCGTCTTCGCCGGTGTGAAGGGCGCGATGCGGGCTATGGAGGAGCGTTCGGCAAGAACGGAGCCACCCTCAGCCACCGGGGAGACAGCGGAAGGCGGGACCCGGCAGGCCGGGAGCGCGCCGGAGGCCAAAGAGCGCACCGAGCTGGCAGCGGCGAAGACCTGCGACGCGCTGGATGTGCTTGTTGACCCGAGGCATCCCCTGCCGGACTGGTACGCTCCGGATGACCTTGTGTACATACTCGGCTACGGGGTTCCAACGACATCCGGCGACCTGCCGCTGAGGCGGGAGGCGGCGGAGAACCTCGGGGAGTTGTCTGCTGCGGCGGCTGCGGCGGGAGAAGAAGTGCTGGTCTCTTCGGCCTACCGCTCGTACGCCGAGCAGCAGGAGATCTTCCAGCACTACACGGGGATCTACGGCGACTGGGTCGAGAACGTCAGCGCGCCCCCCGGTCAGAGTCAGCACCAGCTCGGCACGACGGTTGACTTCACCAGCTCCGAGGTCGGCTACGAGTTGCTCCCGGCCTTCGGGCAGACGGCCGCCAGCCGGTGGCTCGCGGAGAACGCCTGGCGGTACGGCTTCATCAACACCTACCCGGTGGAGGACAGCGCCGGAACGGGGAGACAGGCCGAACCCTGGGAGTACCGCTACGTCGGGGTGAAGCGGGCGCAGGCGATCCACGACTCCGGTCTGAGCCTCAGAAAGTACCTGAGGCAGAATGGCAAAGCCCCCTGCGAAGCGGCGTGA
- a CDS encoding trimeric intracellular cation channel family protein, whose translation MLYALDLIGVAVFAVSGALAAGRQRMDFFGVIVVAVITAIGGGTIRDVILDNRPLFWTSDANYLYVILLAALVTMFYSRFVRPPRRSLLVADAFGLGLFTYVGAEAAYNAGTIGIVVVMMGVVTGVAGGILRDVLCNVVPLVLRREVYATAAILGGCVYLLLQRLGAGDPLLITLTAALTTLLRLAAIRYDLDIPPIVPKDDERT comes from the coding sequence ATGCTCTACGCGCTGGACCTTATCGGGGTGGCGGTCTTTGCAGTGAGCGGCGCGCTCGCGGCCGGCAGGCAGCGAATGGATTTCTTCGGGGTGATCGTCGTGGCGGTCATCACGGCCATCGGCGGCGGAACCATCCGGGATGTGATCCTCGACAACCGCCCGCTTTTCTGGACTTCGGATGCAAACTACCTGTACGTTATCCTGCTGGCCGCTCTGGTGACGATGTTTTATTCCCGCTTTGTCCGTCCACCGAGGAGATCCCTGCTGGTCGCCGATGCTTTCGGTCTGGGCCTCTTTACCTACGTTGGGGCCGAAGCCGCCTACAACGCCGGAACGATCGGGATAGTCGTGGTTATGATGGGCGTTGTTACGGGCGTGGCCGGGGGCATCCTGCGAGACGTGCTCTGCAACGTGGTCCCGCTTGTGCTGCGGCGGGAGGTCTACGCGACCGCCGCTATCCTGGGCGGCTGTGTCTACCTCCTGCTCCAGCGGCTCGGGGCCGGAGACCCCCTCCTTATAACCCTGACCGCGGCCCTTACGACCCTTCTCAGGCTCGCCGCGATCCGCTACGACCTCGACATCCCGCCCATCGTCCCGAAGGACGACGAGCGTACGTAA